A portion of the Suricata suricatta isolate VVHF042 chromosome 11, meerkat_22Aug2017_6uvM2_HiC, whole genome shotgun sequence genome contains these proteins:
- the LOC115307075 gene encoding olfactory receptor 8K3-like — protein MEKHNLTVLNEFILVGITQRPELQAPLFGLFLIIYSVSVVGNLGMIMLTTVDSRLQTPMYFFLKHLALTDLGYSTTVGPKMLVSFAVEENTISYYLCATQGALYIIFIISELFILSAMSYDRYVAICNPLLYPVIMSHRVCLVLVAISYLYSTFVSLLVTVNIFTSSFCDYNVISHFYCDSLPLLSLLCSSTHEIELMILIFSVLNMISSFPIVVVSYLLILAAIFRMNSTEGRQKAFSTCGSHLTVVTVFYGTLIFMYVQPESSHSSDTDKVASIFYTLVIPMLNPLIYSLRNRDVKYAFHRLWKKLCSTFS, from the coding sequence ATGGAAAAGCACAACCTGACAGTGCTGAATGAATTCATTCTCGTGGGAATCACACAACGTCCTGAGCTGCAAGCTCCACTATTTGGACTCTTCCTCATCATCTACTCAGTCTCAGTGGTGGGCAACCTGGGCATGATCATGCTCACCACAGTGGACTCCAGACTGCaaacacccatgtacttcttcctcaagCACCTGGCTCTCACAGATCTGGGTTATTCAACAACTGTAGGGCCAAAAATGTTAGTAAGTTTTGCTGTGGAAGAAAACACAATTTCCTATTATTTGTGTGCCACTCAGGGAGCACTCTACATTATATTCATCATTAGCGAGCTTTTCATTCTGTCAGCTATGTCCtatgaccgctacgtggccatctgTAACCCTCTGCTCTATCCAGTCATCATGTCACACAGGGTGTGTCTGGTGCTGGTGGCAATCTCCTATCTCTACAGTACATTTGTGTCTCTGTTAGTCACcgtaaatatttttacttcatccTTCTGTGACTACAATGTCATCAGCCATTTCTACTGTGACTCCCTCCCCTTGTTATCTTTGCTCTGTTCAAGTACACATGAAATTGAATTGATGATTttgattttctcagttttaaatatGATTTCATCCTTTCCTATAGTTGTTGTATCTTACCTGCTGATCCTGGCAGCCATCTTCAGGATGAACTCCACTGAGGGGAGACAGAAGGCCTTTTCGACTTGTGGGTCCCACTTGACAGTAGTCACAGTGTTCTATGGGACTCTGATATTTATGTATGTGCAACCTGAGTCCAGTCATTCCTCTGACACTGATAAAGTGGCATCCATATTTTACACCCTTGTTATCCCCATGCTGAATCCCTTGATCTATagcctgaggaacagagatgTAAAATATGCTTTCCATAGGCTATGGAAAAAGTTATGCAGtaccttttcttaa
- the LOC115271595 gene encoding olfactory receptor 8K3-like produces MGITEWPELQGPFFGLFLIIYAISVVGNLGMIILTMVDYRLQTPMYFFLRHLAFIDLGYSTAVGPKMLVNFITNKNSIPYNWCATQLAFFILFIISELFILSAMAYDRYVAICHPLLYTVVMTQKVCWVLVAVPYVHSAFLSLITTIKIFMSSFCDHNVIRHFYCDSLPLLTLLCSSTRDVELIIMIFSAFNLGSSLLIVLVSYTLILRAILRMNSAEGRHKAFSTCGSHLTVVVVLYATLFFMYVQPKSSHSFDTDKIASVFYTLIIPMLNPMIYSLRNKEVKGALRRILNNVCK; encoded by the exons ATGGGAATCACAGAGTGGCCTGAGCTGCAGGGTCCCTTCTTTGGGCTCTTCCTCATCATCTATGCGATCTCAGTGGTGGGCAACCTGGGCATGATCATCCTCACCATGGTGGACTACAGGCTCCaaacacccatgtacttcttcctcagacACCTGGCTTTCATTGATCTTGGTTATTCAACAGCTGTGGGACCCAAAATGCTAGTCAATTTCATTACTAATAAAAACTCAATCCCCTATAACTGGTGTGCTACACAGCTAGCTTTCTTCATCTTGTTCATCATCAGCGAGCTTTTCATTCTGTCAgcaatggcctatgaccgctatgtggccatctgtcaccctcTGCTCTATACTGTTGTTATGACACAAAAGGTGTGCTGGGTGCTGGTAGCTGTCCCCTATGTCCACAGTGCCTTTCTTTCACTGATAACCACCATAAAGATTTTTATGTCATCCTTCTGTGACCATAATGTCATTAGACATTTTTACTGTGACAGTCTTCCCTTGTTAACTTTGCTGTGCTCAAGCACACGTGATGTTGAGTTGATAATAATGATCTTTTCAGCGTTTAATTTGGGGTCCTCTCTTCTGATAGTGCTTGTCTCCTACACCCTGATCCTTAGGGCCATCCTTAGGATGAACTCTGCAGAGGGCAGGCAcaaggccttctccacctgtggaTCCCACCTGACAGTGGTAGTTGTATTATATGCAACTCTTTTTTTCATGTATGTGCAGCCCAAATCCAGTCATTCCTTTGATACTGACAAAATTGCCTCTGTATTTTACACGTTAATAATACCTATGCTGAATCCCATGATCTACAGCTTAAGGAACAAAGAGGTGAAAGGTGCCCTGCGTAGGAT TTTGAACAATGTATGTAAGTGA